Proteins encoded within one genomic window of Mycolicibacterium monacense:
- the atpB gene encoding F0F1 ATP synthase subunit A, which produces MTQTFLAAESGIQVGHHTEANWFGLTVNTDTILSTAIAAAIVLGLAFFLRAKVTSTGVPNGVQLFWEALTVQMRNQIESAIGMRVAGFVLPLAVTLFAFILIANWLSVLPVQYSDETGIHELLKPAASDINFVLALALFVFIAYHAAGFWRRGLLGHPKKLLKGHVAILAPINLVEELAKPISLSLRLFGNIFAGGILVALIALFPPWIMWAPNAIWKSFDLFVGAIQAFIFALLTILYFSQSMELDDHHD; this is translated from the coding sequence ATGACGCAGACGTTCCTCGCCGCCGAGAGCGGTATTCAGGTCGGCCACCACACGGAGGCCAACTGGTTCGGGCTGACGGTCAACACCGACACGATCCTGTCCACCGCGATCGCGGCCGCGATCGTGCTCGGGCTGGCGTTCTTCCTGCGCGCCAAGGTGACGTCGACCGGGGTGCCCAACGGCGTTCAGCTGTTCTGGGAAGCGCTGACGGTGCAGATGCGCAATCAGATCGAGAGCGCCATCGGGATGCGGGTGGCCGGTTTCGTGCTCCCGCTGGCCGTCACGCTGTTCGCGTTCATCCTGATCGCCAACTGGCTGTCGGTGCTGCCCGTCCAGTACTCCGACGAGACCGGCATCCACGAGCTGCTCAAGCCGGCGGCCTCGGACATCAACTTCGTGCTGGCGCTGGCGCTGTTTGTGTTCATCGCCTACCACGCCGCCGGGTTCTGGCGCCGTGGCCTGCTCGGCCACCCGAAGAAGCTGCTGAAGGGCCACGTCGCGATCCTCGCCCCGATCAACCTGGTCGAGGAACTGGCCAAGCCGATCTCGCTGTCACTGCGACTCTTCGGCAACATCTTCGCCGGCGGCATCCTGGTCGCCCTGATCGCGCTGTTCCCGCCGTGGATCATGTGGGCGCCTAACGCGATCTGGAAGAGCTTCGACCTCTTCGTCGGCGCGATCCAGGCGTTCATCTTCGCGCTGCTGACCATCCTGTACTTCAGCCAGTCGATGGAGCTCGACGACCACCACGACTGA
- a CDS encoding ATP synthase subunit I, whose product MTTPAQDAPLVLPAVAFRPVRLLVICVALAAVAAVAAALLGVPMVGLFFAIGLGLGLANAVMIQRSVESITSKDHPLKRNMALNSATRLLIMTVIGLTIAYVFKPQGLGVVFGMALFQVILVASTTLPVVKKLKAQAADGLEGETPQQ is encoded by the coding sequence GTGACGACGCCAGCGCAGGACGCGCCGTTGGTGTTGCCGGCAGTGGCCTTCCGGCCTGTCCGTCTGCTCGTCATCTGTGTTGCTCTGGCCGCCGTCGCGGCCGTCGCCGCGGCACTGCTCGGCGTCCCGATGGTGGGTCTGTTCTTCGCGATCGGCCTCGGACTCGGTCTGGCCAACGCCGTGATGATCCAGCGTTCGGTCGAGTCGATCACCTCGAAGGACCATCCCCTCAAACGCAACATGGCCCTGAACTCGGCCACCCGACTGCTGATCATGACCGTGATCGGCCTGACCATCGCCTACGTCTTCAAGCCCCAGGGGCTCGGCGTGGTGTTCGGCATGGCGCTGTTCCAGGTGATCCTGGTGGCGTCCACGACTTTGCCGGTGGTCAAGAAACTCAAAGCCCAGGCCGCTGACGGACTCGAAGGAGAGACTCCACAGCAATGA
- a CDS encoding F0F1 ATP synthase subunit C produces MDPTIAAGALIGGGLIMAGGAIGAGIGDGIAGNALIAGIARQPEAQGRLFTPFFITVGLVEAAYFINLAFMALFVFATPVA; encoded by the coding sequence ATGGATCCCACAATCGCTGCCGGCGCGCTCATCGGCGGTGGACTCATCATGGCCGGCGGTGCGATCGGTGCCGGTATCGGTGACGGTATCGCCGGTAACGCGCTGATCGCCGGTATCGCCCGCCAGCCGGAGGCCCAGGGTCGCCTGTTCACGCCGTTCTTCATCACGGTCGGTCTGGTGGAGGCCGCGTACTTCATCAACCTGGCGTTCATGGCGCTGTTCGTCTTCGCAACCCCGGTCGCTTAG